The Sporomusa termitida genome has a window encoding:
- a CDS encoding ATP-binding protein, with translation MIEGIVEKCLIKNSENRNVLTFKGINGREVNETIGRRVTTCVDDKLRELKKSCKSDLAIGSLYDQLQVTRSLLHILSIAESTQEFLDKLVELIRQACQCNAAGIRVLQGSGYLPYQAYSGYRCEFVTAENRLHIREECICSRLVRNGLLPCEQALASPAGSVVIHDAAVFAKTLSKAERKMYKGACAKAGYCSGVFVPIVYHTAVLGLIQAVDVHADHFNPAMMELLAAIGLLAGKVLHEDKKKLLQDISPMSQAMSAGAAGGSQACVIDNEAGQAQRAGELQRLSTLLAAEAAARQAAQEELRKWRLFFVHSQDSLLLIDPEDGRIMEANPAAEYSYGYSRAELVTMNIAALQAEQQQEIMAARLGMAARGGITFSSLHRCKNHRLFPAQVNLYSEKIGMKPVIVGVVRKLAEGEPEWKPGQPVQAESKARLAQRVKNKGALAALATAIINPDITSGELYQLVLAQAKLLTGSTQGCIALVDDPAGDALRPLREETGTAAFYTNNPGARPLLKEVFGAALPLKNYLIVPAICKEALLGHIMLANSVQGYTEAELEVAEQLGKILAAALWNRNREAELQAARNSAEAAARAKTEFLANLSHEVRTPMTGILISSELLLAKSLPAAIAEQVRDIQASAKSMVTILDDVLDFVRLEADVIRIEEKVFSLADLIRSTSLLIKAKAQAKGLILETSIDPILPAWVVGDSVRIRQVLTNLLDNAVKFTVSGQVVLRVTQAAGQAGGSPLLAFSVSDTGPGILPENQELIFERFYQIDAAAAKHYGGIGLGLSIVKLLVEKMGGKLSFNSHMGQGSTFSFSLPLKPGSLIKDSTAGWSLAEAVVKGLRVLLVDDNEMNRRIVAQLLAQMGADADVAVDGRDALSKLKNKKYDVVLMDIQMPGLDGYETVRLLRGSPETANNKDVFIVALTAGALADERERCLKAGMNDYLVKPFTALQLYELLTDTTACPLAAEIPADIVFDAATLLAYVGNDRATFQECIQRFPSVIGPLLTELTAAIGAGQWREGKRLVHILKGAAGSFAAPRLQQAAIVLEKSLQAAEGKYSGKLQAVVAEYHYLIEKIYKEQ, from the coding sequence GTGATAGAGGGTATTGTCGAAAAATGTTTAATTAAAAATAGCGAAAACCGTAATGTATTAACATTTAAGGGGATAAATGGCAGGGAAGTTAATGAGACAATAGGAAGAAGGGTGACTACTTGCGTGGACGATAAACTCCGGGAATTAAAAAAGAGTTGTAAGTCTGACTTGGCGATTGGCAGCTTATATGACCAGCTTCAGGTCACGCGGTCTTTGCTGCATATTCTTAGTATCGCCGAATCTACACAAGAATTCTTAGATAAACTGGTCGAACTCATCCGCCAGGCCTGTCAGTGCAACGCTGCCGGTATCCGGGTGCTGCAGGGCAGCGGGTATTTACCGTATCAGGCCTATAGTGGTTACCGCTGCGAGTTCGTGACGGCGGAAAACCGGCTTCATATACGGGAAGAGTGCATCTGCTCGCGGCTTGTCAGGAACGGATTATTGCCTTGCGAGCAGGCGCTGGCGAGTCCTGCCGGCTCTGTGGTGATTCATGATGCTGCCGTTTTTGCCAAGACTTTATCCAAGGCTGAGCGAAAAATGTACAAGGGTGCCTGCGCTAAAGCCGGCTATTGCAGTGGTGTTTTTGTACCTATTGTTTATCATACGGCGGTGCTTGGTCTAATTCAGGCGGTTGATGTACATGCTGACCATTTTAATCCGGCAATGATGGAGTTATTGGCAGCAATCGGCTTACTGGCTGGTAAGGTGCTCCATGAGGATAAAAAAAAGCTGTTACAGGACATAAGCCCCATGAGCCAGGCTATGTCGGCAGGTGCCGCCGGCGGCAGCCAGGCCTGCGTTATTGACAATGAAGCCGGACAGGCTCAAAGGGCGGGGGAGCTGCAACGGCTTAGCACGCTGCTGGCAGCTGAGGCTGCGGCCAGGCAGGCTGCTCAGGAAGAGTTACGTAAGTGGCGGCTATTTTTTGTCCACAGCCAGGATAGCCTGTTGCTGATTGACCCTGAAGACGGCAGGATTATGGAGGCTAATCCTGCGGCCGAATATAGCTATGGTTACTCGCGCGCAGAGTTGGTAACTATGAATATTGCTGCATTGCAGGCTGAACAGCAGCAGGAAATCATGGCTGCGCGGCTCGGTATGGCTGCCAGAGGCGGGATTACCTTCAGCAGCCTTCACCGTTGTAAGAACCATAGGCTGTTTCCGGCCCAAGTGAATCTTTATAGTGAAAAGATAGGCATGAAGCCGGTTATAGTTGGGGTTGTCCGCAAGCTTGCGGAGGGTGAACCGGAGTGGAAGCCGGGTCAGCCGGTGCAGGCTGAGTCTAAGGCCCGGTTAGCCCAGCGCGTTAAAAATAAGGGGGCTCTGGCCGCGTTAGCGACGGCAATTATTAATCCCGATATTACAAGCGGTGAACTATATCAGCTGGTGCTGGCCCAGGCAAAATTGTTAACAGGCAGTACCCAGGGCTGTATTGCTTTAGTTGATGACCCGGCCGGGGACGCTCTCCGCCCGCTGCGGGAGGAGACCGGGACTGCTGCTTTTTATACGAATAACCCGGGGGCCCGGCCGCTGTTAAAAGAGGTGTTCGGTGCCGCGCTCCCCTTAAAAAATTACCTGATTGTGCCGGCAATATGTAAGGAAGCCTTACTGGGCCATATTATGCTCGCTAATTCGGTCCAGGGCTATACGGAGGCAGAGCTTGAAGTTGCGGAACAATTGGGTAAAATCCTGGCCGCGGCCTTGTGGAACCGGAACCGGGAGGCGGAGCTGCAGGCTGCCAGGAACTCGGCCGAAGCAGCAGCCCGGGCAAAAACAGAATTTTTGGCGAATCTGAGCCATGAGGTGCGGACACCGATGACGGGAATATTGATCAGCTCGGAGTTGCTGCTGGCCAAGTCTTTGCCGGCCGCAATTGCCGAGCAGGTGCGGGACATCCAGGCCAGCGCCAAATCGATGGTAACAATCCTGGACGATGTTCTTGATTTTGTTCGCTTAGAAGCTGATGTAATCCGGATTGAGGAAAAAGTATTCTCCCTGGCCGACTTAATACGGTCTACTTCACTCCTGATCAAAGCCAAAGCCCAGGCCAAGGGTTTGATACTAGAAACCTCTATCGATCCCATTTTGCCGGCCTGGGTAGTGGGTGACAGTGTCCGAATCAGACAGGTTTTAACAAATCTGCTGGATAATGCCGTTAAATTTACTGTTTCCGGCCAGGTGGTGCTGCGGGTTACTCAGGCTGCCGGTCAAGCGGGCGGCTCGCCTTTGCTGGCATTTTCTGTATCAGATACGGGACCGGGGATATTGCCGGAAAACCAGGAGCTGATTTTTGAACGCTTTTATCAGATTGATGCTGCTGCGGCCAAACATTACGGCGGCATCGGGCTGGGCTTATCTATTGTCAAACTGCTGGTCGAAAAGATGGGCGGGAAATTATCTTTTAACAGTCATATGGGGCAGGGGTCTACCTTTTCGTTTTCTCTGCCGTTAAAGCCCGGCAGCCTGATTAAGGACAGTACGGCAGGCTGGTCGCTGGCTGAGGCTGTGGTTAAGGGTTTACGGGTTTTATTAGTGGATGATAATGAGATGAACCGCAGAATTGTTGCGCAATTATTAGCGCAAATGGGCGCAGATGCTGATGTTGCCGTGGATGGACGGGACGCTTTGAGCAAATTGAAAAATAAGAAATATGATGTCGTCCTGATGGACATACAAATGCCGGGCCTGGATGGGTATGAGACCGTCCGGCTGCTGCGCGGATCGCCGGAAACAGCGAATAACAAGGATGTTTTTATTGTGGCACTGACGGCAGGGGCGCTGGCTGATGAACGGGAGCGGTGCCTTAAGGCCGGTATGAATGATTATTTGGTGAAACCCTTTACGGCATTACAGCTGTATGAACTGCTGACAGATACAACGGCATGCCCGCTGGCCGCTGAGATACCGGCAGATATTGTTTTTGACGCAGCTACACTGCTTGCGTATGTAGGTAACGACCGGGCTACCTTTCAGGAATGTATCCAGCGCTTTCCAAGTGTAATAGGACCGCTGCTGACTGAGTTGACCGCAGCAATCGGGGCTGGTCAGTGGCGTGAGGGAAAACGCCTGGTTCATATTCTCAAAGGGGCGGCCGGCAGTTTTGCGGCCCCGCGTTTGCAGCAGGCGGCGATTGTTTTGGAAAAAAGTCTGCAGGCAGCAGAGGGGAAGTATAGCGGCAAATTGCAGGCTGTAGTGGCAGAATACCACTATCTAATAGAAAAAATCTATAAAGAACAGTGA
- a CDS encoding response regulator transcription factor, which produces MRILMAEDDPFTGEMLVLQLTKAGWEVEWVKDGYEAIIMCSSHKFDLLLLDWILPGCDGIEICSLLRRQRNYVPIIMLTSRDTVDDCVTGLNCGADDYIAKPCVFPELLARIQNLIRRTHSIDEAVITKSATIEYRYGERTLVAGEQVVHLSKKEATLFEILLRCKGQPVSREHLAVAIWKEKSVSLAAVDPLVAQLRRRLEPFRFCCSIENERGSGFVLRWED; this is translated from the coding sequence ATGCGTATTCTGATGGCAGAGGATGATCCCTTTACCGGCGAGATGTTGGTCTTGCAGCTGACAAAAGCCGGCTGGGAGGTTGAGTGGGTTAAGGACGGTTATGAAGCAATAATAATGTGCAGCAGTCATAAATTTGATCTGCTGCTGCTTGATTGGATACTACCAGGCTGCGACGGTATCGAAATATGCAGTTTATTACGGCGGCAGCGAAACTACGTGCCTATTATTATGTTGACTTCCCGCGACACCGTAGATGATTGTGTTACCGGCCTGAACTGCGGTGCTGATGATTATATTGCCAAGCCCTGTGTATTTCCTGAACTGTTGGCCAGAATTCAAAACCTGATACGTCGTACCCACTCTATTGATGAGGCCGTTATTACCAAGTCCGCTACAATAGAATATCGCTATGGCGAAAGGACGCTTGTTGCCGGAGAGCAAGTGGTTCATCTGTCAAAAAAGGAAGCAACTTTATTCGAAATCCTATTGCGTTGTAAGGGGCAGCCGGTTTCGCGGGAACACCTGGCGGTGGCCATTTGGAAAGAGAAATCGGTGTCACTTGCTGCTGTTGACCCGTTAGTCGCTCAATTGCGACGGCGCCTCGAACCTTTCCGTTTTTGCTGCAGCATTGAGAATGAAAGAGGAAGCGGGTTCGTACTTCGCTGGGAAGATTGA
- a CDS encoding response regulator transcription factor, with amino-acid sequence MLKEKEAMRILLVEDEPLTARMINNGLTTNGIEVDWSEDSEQASSFLSYDHYDAIILGLEEGVSVLKILRQQGVKAPILLLIHRNTVQNRLTALECGADDFLVKPFSFIELLARLNALTRRVSGSWTGNYEYNGLSYVPKVRVLSFAAGCIRLSKKEGQLLELLLKHRERAVARETILSHIWGPGEAVPNSADALVKQLRKKVAVLSRAIMISTVRGVGYRLNITNQG; translated from the coding sequence ATGTTGAAGGAAAAAGAAGCCATGCGAATTTTGTTGGTTGAAGATGAACCGCTCACTGCACGCATGATAAACAATGGGTTGACGACCAATGGAATTGAAGTTGATTGGAGTGAGGATAGTGAACAAGCAAGCAGCTTTCTGTCATATGATCATTATGATGCCATTATTCTTGGCCTGGAGGAAGGAGTATCTGTTCTTAAAATTCTACGACAGCAAGGTGTAAAAGCGCCGATTTTGCTGCTTATTCACCGGAACACGGTTCAGAACCGGTTAACAGCCCTGGAATGCGGGGCTGATGATTTTCTGGTAAAACCGTTTTCCTTTATTGAACTGCTGGCCCGGCTAAACGCCTTAACACGACGGGTTTCCGGGAGCTGGACAGGCAATTATGAGTATAATGGGCTTTCCTATGTTCCCAAGGTACGAGTACTGTCGTTTGCCGCCGGCTGCATCCGCTTATCCAAAAAGGAAGGCCAGCTGTTAGAACTGTTGCTTAAGCACCGGGAAAGAGCCGTGGCCAGGGAGACTATTCTCAGCCATATATGGGGTCCTGGTGAAGCTGTGCCGAATAGTGCGGATGCATTGGTTAAACAACTGAGAAAAAAAGTCGCGGTTTTGTCCCGGGCGATCATGATCAGCACTGTACGGGGCGTCGGCTACCGGCTGAATATCACTAACCAGGGGTAG
- a CDS encoding diguanylate cyclase — protein MMPTEDSVNMLDSKDVVLYRSLIKQSRHIILVVSIHGKIMEANQAAANAYGYSIHELQMMNIYELRSPDTIFLICEQREAARQQGIVFRTFHMRRNGARFPVEVNSQLVQLPEGHAVFSTIRDISEAVMLETVQATEKKSSVLHKELTAAYEELLASQAELSCRFDELAAKEIIISRQNVILTSLNDIAVGLMHKIDLDDVLAMIVESATQLIGTHDGFISLVDEKAGVFDRKVAVGSFAEAATRRIKVTEGLLGRVYRTGKLAIARDYTTWEHRLRHPVLDNTHYFIIIPLRRGLKVIGAFGLAFSEQGRCLAEHEVALLQRFGDLAAIALDNATLVSSYKQELQERRLAEEALRASSASNQALINAIPDPLFLLKHDGTVVDYKAGKEQLFMPSNRFIGKTVFEIFPAEIAAKILQSAELVLAGGDIQSFEYQLTVHGKVEHYEVRIVSSSDDEVLAINRTITERKRMEAQLEFLSLQDALTKVYNKAFFEEQIKRIQLLDDGAAGIIMCDVDGLKMVNDMLGHVTGDQILQVVAGILTNCCRAGDLIARIGGDEFAILLHSNSVKGIVSCSQQIRERIEVYNSHNPTVPISLSMGLAVCAQPPLDIHALLKQADDSMYREKLHRHNSTRSALVKALMKALEARDYITEGHGDRLQDLIEAFAGLVALPATSIADLRLFARFHDIGKVGIPDSILFKAGRLTAEEWVTMRQHCEIGYRIAMAAPDLVPIADWILKHHEWWDGHGYPLGLAGEAIPLACRMLSIADAFDAMTSDRPYRRAMSKEAAVAELLSCAGKQFDPDLVNKFCTLIQALEKRA, from the coding sequence ATGATGCCAACAGAGGATAGTGTGAATATGCTCGACAGTAAGGATGTTGTATTATACAGAAGTTTAATTAAGCAGTCACGGCATATTATTTTGGTTGTCAGTATACATGGAAAAATTATGGAAGCCAATCAGGCAGCTGCCAACGCCTATGGTTATTCTATACATGAGCTCCAGATGATGAATATTTACGAATTGCGGTCTCCTGATACAATTTTTTTGATCTGTGAGCAAAGGGAAGCCGCCCGGCAGCAGGGTATTGTATTCCGAACATTCCATATGCGGCGTAATGGTGCGAGATTTCCTGTTGAGGTTAATTCTCAGCTAGTTCAATTACCGGAGGGCCATGCTGTGTTTAGTACTATACGTGATATTTCCGAAGCTGTCATGCTGGAAACGGTGCAGGCAACGGAAAAAAAATCCAGTGTTTTGCATAAAGAGCTTACCGCAGCCTATGAAGAATTACTGGCATCACAGGCAGAGTTAAGCTGCCGGTTTGATGAGTTGGCCGCAAAAGAAATAATAATTAGCCGGCAAAATGTGATTTTAACTTCATTGAATGATATTGCTGTAGGCCTGATGCATAAAATTGACCTGGACGATGTGCTGGCAATGATTGTCGAGAGTGCGACCCAACTGATTGGTACCCATGATGGTTTTATATCGCTGGTAGATGAAAAAGCGGGTGTTTTTGACCGCAAAGTTGCCGTGGGCTCTTTTGCTGAGGCGGCAACCAGGCGAATCAAGGTAACCGAAGGGCTGCTGGGCAGGGTCTACCGTACCGGGAAGCTGGCAATTGCCAGAGACTATACTACCTGGGAACACCGCTTACGCCATCCGGTTTTGGATAACACTCACTATTTTATTATTATTCCGCTCCGGCGAGGGCTAAAAGTAATTGGCGCCTTTGGGCTCGCATTCTCGGAACAGGGGCGATGCCTGGCGGAGCATGAGGTCGCTTTGTTGCAGCGCTTTGGTGATCTTGCGGCCATTGCCCTGGATAATGCTACCCTTGTCAGCTCCTACAAGCAGGAATTGCAGGAGCGCAGGCTGGCGGAAGAAGCGCTGCGGGCTTCTTCCGCCAGTAATCAGGCCCTAATCAATGCTATTCCCGATCCCCTGTTCCTGCTTAAACACGATGGTACAGTTGTTGATTATAAAGCAGGTAAAGAACAATTATTTATGCCGTCTAACCGGTTTATTGGCAAAACGGTGTTTGAAATATTTCCGGCGGAGATTGCTGCGAAAATACTGCAGAGCGCGGAATTGGTCCTGGCCGGCGGCGATATTCAGAGCTTTGAGTATCAGCTTACTGTTCATGGTAAGGTTGAGCATTATGAGGTGCGGATTGTCAGCAGCAGTGACGACGAAGTGCTGGCAATTAACCGCACTATTACCGAGCGCAAGCGTATGGAAGCGCAGCTGGAGTTTCTAAGCCTGCAGGATGCGTTAACAAAGGTATATAATAAGGCATTTTTTGAGGAACAAATCAAACGGATTCAGCTCCTGGATGATGGTGCGGCCGGGATCATCATGTGCGATGTCGATGGTTTGAAGATGGTCAACGACATGCTGGGGCATGTGACCGGTGATCAAATTCTGCAGGTGGTCGCCGGCATATTGACGAATTGCTGCAGAGCGGGCGATCTGATCGCCCGGATCGGGGGGGATGAATTTGCTATTCTCCTGCATAGCAATTCAGTAAAGGGAATTGTAAGCTGCAGCCAGCAGATCCGTGAGCGGATTGAGGTTTATAATTCCCACAACCCTACAGTGCCGATTAGCTTATCCATGGGACTGGCTGTATGCGCCCAGCCCCCCCTGGACATACATGCGCTACTAAAACAAGCCGATGACAGCATGTACCGGGAAAAACTCCACCGTCATAACAGTACGCGCAGTGCGCTTGTTAAGGCGCTGATGAAGGCGCTGGAAGCCCGTGATTATATCACTGAGGGGCACGGGGACAGACTGCAGGATCTGATAGAAGCCTTTGCCGGGCTGGTTGCGCTGCCGGCAACCAGTATTGCCGACCTTAGGCTGTTCGCCCGTTTTCATGATATTGGCAAAGTCGGCATACCGGACAGTATATTATTTAAGGCCGGCCGTTTGACGGCTGAAGAATGGGTTACCATGCGTCAGCATTGTGAGATTGGGTATCGTATAGCGATGGCGGCGCCGGATTTAGTGCCGATTGCCGATTGGATACTTAAGCATCATGAATGGTGGGACGGCCATGGTTATCCACTGGGGCTGGCCGGTGAGGCTATTCCGCTTGCCTGCCGGATGTTGTCCATTGCCGATGCCTTTGACGCAATGACCAGTGACCGCCCTTACCGCCGGGCCATGAGTAAAGAAGCGGCAGTGGCCGAACTGCTTAGCTGTGCCGGCAAGCAATTTGATCCTGATTTAGTAAATAAGTTTTGCACTCTTATCCAGGCCCTGGAAAAACGTGCCTAA